In the genome of Ferviditalea candida, the window TCCTCTCTTTGTGGATGTTGTTCTCGTCAAACACCATTCTATCAAAGATTTGGAGCATTTTTTATATTTTCAAAGAACATTACTTTCGAAATTCAGGTTGACTTCCTCGTTAAACAAGTCTCCCAGATGGAGCGTCAAAGCGTTATCCTCGTTCACGGGATTGTATCCATATATGTTCGTGATTTGTACGTTGTCCGAGGGCTGAATGTGCAGCTTCACATTTTGGGCGACGACAGACAGCAAACCCTGCAATTCCTTCGCAAAGATGCCTGGGATATCATCGGGTTTTTCCACATAGTAGAAGTTTCCGCCCCCGCTGTCCGCGATGCCTTCCATCAGTTCCTCATCAAAGCCGTCGCCTAATCCGATTGTGGAGTTGCCTACCCCTCCATGCTGATATTCCTTCGCGATCGCTGCAAGTTTAATTGGATCCGTTACTCCGTTGTTTGCATGTCCGTCTGACAGCAGAATCACCCGTTGAACGGTACCGTCTTGCTTCAATTGCTTCACATACTGCGCGCCTTGAATGAGTCCGCCGCTAAAATTCGTGCTTCCGCCGGGTTGGATCGATGCAATTTGCTGCTTCATCAAATCCTTATGGGTCACAGGCTGGGGTTCGAACACCGTTTGAATCTCGTCATCAAAGGCAATCATGCTCAGCAGGTCTTGTTCGGTCATCTGTTCAATGACGAATTGGCAGGCTTTCTTGCTGTAATCCAGCGGTGAGCCTGTCATCGATCCGCTGCGGTCCAATACGAGCGACAGGTTGACAGGAGCGCGGTTCATTTGAACTTCTCCGTTCCCTTTGGCCTCAATGAGCAAATAGATTTTTTCCGTGCCGCCCA includes:
- a CDS encoding vWA domain-containing protein, whose translation is MNDKHTLQFATYWNRPYIPMGGTEKIYLLIEAKGNGEVQMNRAPVNLSLVLDRSGSMTGSPLDYSKKACQFVIEQMTEQDLLSMIAFDDEIQTVFEPQPVTHKDLMKQQIASIQPGGSTNFSGGLIQGAQYVKQLKQDGTVQRVILLSDGHANNGVTDPIKLAAIAKEYQHGGVGNSTIGLGDGFDEELMEGIADSGGGNFYYVEKPDDIPGIFAKELQGLLSVVAQNVKLHIQPSDNVQITNIYGYNPVNEDNALTLHLGDLFNEEVNLNFESNVL